ATCGAGGGGATTTTTTTCCGGTCGATCACTGCTGCGGTCCTCGCGGGGGCCGTCTGCACCGCGATGTCACTGCTCATGGGTCACGCCGATCCCTATCTTTCCCGCGGAGTGCCGGTGTCATTTGCGACCGGTTTCATCGTCGCGATCTTGGCCGGATGGGCAGGGAAGCTGAGAGAGTCACCGTGAAACGGGCGCACCTCTCGGCGGCTCATTTGAGTTTGCCTTTGGAGCCTGATCTCCATTTCGAGGCCGATTGTCGGCTTCAACTTCAATCTTTACAAACCTGAGTACTTTACTCAGTTCTATTCCACGGACGGCATGGACCGCCCGTACGTCTCCGACTCCGGCATGGGGAGGTAGGCAATAACCGTCGAGCCGACAACGGCACCGGTTTCGAGACCCGATCATTCCCGCATGGCTGTAAGTCGCCTCTCTCGAGGGCGCGCTTCCGGAGCATCGGCAAAGGCCACCCACCCTCTCTCAAGAGGGCGGCACGACCTTTAAATCATACAAAACAATATACTATAACCATGAAGCCCTTCGCTTCTCACTCTCGCGGCCCGGTCTCTTGGACCTTGCCCTTCCTTCTGCTGCCCTTCGTCGTCATCTCCCCGGGCGAAGGTCGGATCCTGCCCTCTTTGGGTGCAGGCACAGCCTTGTACGACAGCGACCTCAAGGGCCTCGTCAACGACAACGGGTCGGCAGGGAGCGAATCCGGGCTTACCGCCCTGACTGATACGGAGCACGTCAATGGCTTCACCTTCAATATCACCTTCACCCCTACCGCGGCCGATCTCACGGGCACGGTTCTCTTGATCGAGCTCGGCGGCACGTCCAACGGTGCCGGCCTATTCCTCGTGAACGGGGTCCCCACGGTAATCTCCAAGCAAAACGGAACTGCCGCCGGTTCACCCGATTCGCTCGCGGACAGCACCTTGCCGGCTATCGCCGTGCAAAGCCCGATCGGAGCACTCACGGCCGGCACCACCTATTCCTTCTCCGCCTCATGGAATCACATCCGCAGTCTCGAACTGATCGTGGAGCCGGAGAACGGGACCGCGGTGACCACACTTTTCACGCTGATCGGCACGCCGAACAATTGGTCTGGGAACGATACCCTCTCGGTCGGCACCATTCCCTCGACTACCGGTTCACGCGGAGCCCTCTCCAGCGGTAGCATCGCCCCCTTCGGCGTGAACGTCCTCACGAGTTTCAGCGGGACCATCCAACGCGCGCTTTTCTGGAACGAGTACTCGATCGAATCCCTCGAACCGGTGGCACCGGAGATCGCAGGCTTCTCCAGCACTTGGCTGGCAGGCAGCAACAAGGTCCGCCTGCACTGGAATCTCGTTAATACCGGCGTGCCGATCGCGACTGAACTCGTCTTCACCACCGGTGCCACCGAACTTCACCGGACCACGACGGAATCCGGTTTCGTGGATGTCCCGGCGGACCGGAATGGCACCTTTCATCTGGCCGCTACCAACATCGTGGGAACGGCCAACGCTGACTCCACGGTCGCGCCCGACACCGCCTATGGCACCCGCGTCCGGCAATCGGCCCCGATCGCATGGCTGCGCCTGACAGAACCGGGCGGCAGCGGGCTCTATGCGGATTCTGCGGACAATGCCGCCCCCCACGATGCCATCACCCGCGGTGTCGGAAACAGCGCGGCCAGCGGCTTCGTCGATGGCGGCGTGACCCTGGACGGCGCCACCGCACTGGTGAGCGACCTCATCATCGATCCCTCCACCACGGAAACCGGTTACACCATCGAGACCGTGGTGCTCCGCCATCCCGGCAATTCCGCAGCGACGCCCGCGATCGTTTCCCAGGCAGACGGTGCCGACGGTGTTGGCCGCGTACAACTCACCGTCACCGAAGATGGAACCATCTTCAGCCAACTCGGTGCCGGGGTTCGCCGCGAGGCCGATGCCAAGCTCCCGGCCAATGCATGGGCGCATCTCGCCTTGGTAGTCGATGCCTTCAATGCCGAATTGCGCTGGTACTTGGATGGCCAATACATCGGCACCACCGCCGACGGACAGAACCCGGATGGAACAACCTTCGATCCCGTGGTACTTCTCGAAAAAGCGATCGGCAGTTGGAACTTCGGCGCGGGTAAGGCAGCCAATGGCAACTTCTGGAAGGGAGCCTTCGATGAGATCGCTGTCTACGACTACCTCCTCGACGACCCCGATGCCAATGGCAACCGCACCGACTCCCTGATCGCCTCACATCGCGATGCATGGTGGAACGAAACCTCGGGCATCATTCACTTCGGCGCCGTCAAACCGATCATCGCGGGCGGAACCTCGACCGAACTGGTGGTAAAGACCGGCCCCGAGATCACTTCGATCACCATCGATCACGGCTTGGGAACCTTCACGCCCGTCAATGGGTCCGTAACCGTGCCCATCACACCGGCCACCAACACCACTTATCAGGTGAGTGCCACTGGACCGGGTGGCACTACGACCGCCAATGCGTCGGTAAAGGTAAGCGATAACACCTTGCTCATCTCACCGCTCAATCCTGGCACTGCTCTCTACGATAGTGACGTGCGTGGTCTGGCAAACGATGGCGAAACCGCGGGCGGCCAATCCGGTATCCCGGTGCTCGATGATACCCATCATGTCCGCGGCTTCACCTTCAATGTCGTCTTTACCCCCTCCGCGGCAGACCTCACCGGCACCGTGCTGCTCTCCGAAATTGGCGGCACTTCGAATGGCGTGTCGCTCGTGTTGTTGGACGGAGTTCCCACCTTGATCTCGAAGCAAACCTCTAGCGGTGCCGCCCTCCCGAGCTCCACCAATGACACCTCGCTGCCGATCATCGCGGTTCAAAGTCCGGTGGGTATCGTGAACGCCGGAACTTCTTACTCCTTTGCTGCCACCTGGAATCATCTAGGCACCTTGGAACTCGCAGTAAGACCACAGGGCGGCGCCGTCACCGCGACCCCGATCCGCATTTCCGGAACTCCCGGTAACTGGTCCGGGAACGACACGATTTCTGTCGCCACTCCAGCGCCCAGTTCCCACGGAGGATTCTCCACCGCCACCGGCTCGCCTTTCAGCGTCGCCAGCCTGCGTGCCTTCACCGGTGATCTGCAGCGTGCGGTTTTCTGGAATAGCTACTCCTTCATCTCCCAGCCGACCGCTCCTTCGGTGGAAGGCTTCGAAGCCACCCGCCTGCCGGGCACCGGCCAAGTGCGGCTCCACTGGCGCGTCTCGGAAGGCCAGATCCCCGTCCCGGTGGATGTGGTAATTTCGAGTGGCGGCAACCAACTGCATCAGACGAGCGACATCACCGGCTTCGTGGATGTCACCGCCGATGAAAGCGCCACGTTCAGTATCGCTGCGACAAGCGGCGCCGGGAACGCCACCGGGTCCACAGCCTTGCCGACGGAGAACGCCTTCTCCACCGAGATCCGCGCTTCGCAACCGGTGGCATGGTACCGCTTCAATGGCCCTACGGGTTCCAAGCTGGTGGCAGACTCAGCCATCAATGCCCAGCCGCACGACGGATCCTTCGCCGCCGGCGTGGCACTTGGCACCACGGGAACCGTGGACGGTGCCGCGA
This portion of the Luteolibacter luteus genome encodes:
- a CDS encoding LamG-like jellyroll fold domain-containing protein, producing MKPFASHSRGPVSWTLPFLLLPFVVISPGEGRILPSLGAGTALYDSDLKGLVNDNGSAGSESGLTALTDTEHVNGFTFNITFTPTAADLTGTVLLIELGGTSNGAGLFLVNGVPTVISKQNGTAAGSPDSLADSTLPAIAVQSPIGALTAGTTYSFSASWNHIRSLELIVEPENGTAVTTLFTLIGTPNNWSGNDTLSVGTIPSTTGSRGALSSGSIAPFGVNVLTSFSGTIQRALFWNEYSIESLEPVAPEIAGFSSTWLAGSNKVRLHWNLVNTGVPIATELVFTTGATELHRTTTESGFVDVPADRNGTFHLAATNIVGTANADSTVAPDTAYGTRVRQSAPIAWLRLTEPGGSGLYADSADNAAPHDAITRGVGNSAASGFVDGGVTLDGATALVSDLIIDPSTTETGYTIETVVLRHPGNSAATPAIVSQADGADGVGRVQLTVTEDGTIFSQLGAGVRREADAKLPANAWAHLALVVDAFNAELRWYLDGQYIGTTADGQNPDGTTFDPVVLLEKAIGSWNFGAGKAANGNFWKGAFDEIAVYDYLLDDPDANGNRTDSLIASHRDAWWNETSGIIHFGAVKPIIAGGTSTELVVKTGPEITSITIDHGLGTFTPVNGSVTVPITPATNTTYQVSATGPGGTTTANASVKVSDNTLLISPLNPGTALYDSDVRGLANDGETAGGQSGIPVLDDTHHVRGFTFNVVFTPSAADLTGTVLLSEIGGTSNGVSLVLLDGVPTLISKQTSSGAALPSSTNDTSLPIIAVQSPVGIVNAGTSYSFAATWNHLGTLELAVRPQGGAVTATPIRISGTPGNWSGNDTISVATPAPSSHGGFSTATGSPFSVASLRAFTGDLQRAVFWNSYSFISQPTAPSVEGFEATRLPGTGQVRLHWRVSEGQIPVPVDVVISSGGNQLHQTSDITGFVDVTADESATFSIAATSGAGNATGSTALPTENAFSTEIRASQPVAWYRFNGPTGSKLVADSAINAQPHDGSFAAGVALGTTGTVDGAATFDGSGGILTDFTYNPATSDPGFTIETLVRRRIPVGGGNDTRAIIGQQDLNGTGRNLLAATDQGRAFSFLAGKNTYAAQSLYRDGWAHLVLVVDALHQELRWYIDGQPAGSGVDPSLLIETTDGKWVIGSHKGLAQNFWLGDIDEVAVYDYLLDDPNGDSNLADSRVATHRGAWWNGTSGLIHAGSSSERVTAGTEVQLVVRVGPDVTSVTIDGLGTVVPVNGIATFTVTPGTTTTYAVTITSNSGTSTGSITVTVDPAAALQISSATRDGSDLVLSFKGSPNTTYQLLGSSSLLTFDQDLGPVSTGADGSGSARIPITAGSRFFRIQDIP